A genomic region of Arachis stenosperma cultivar V10309 chromosome 9, arast.V10309.gnm1.PFL2, whole genome shotgun sequence contains the following coding sequences:
- the LOC130947486 gene encoding 40S ribosomal protein S3a-like translates to MAVGKNKRISKGKKGGKKKAADPFAKKDWYDIKAPSVFQVKNVGKTLVTRTQGTKIASEGLKHRVFDVSLADLQGDEDHSFRKIRLRAEDVQGRNVLTNFWGMDFTTDKLRSLVRKWQTLIEAHVDIKTTDNYTLRLFCIGFTKRRFNQIKRTCYAQTSQVRQIRRKMREIMTNQATSCDLKELVRKFIPEMIGKEIEKATSSIYPLQNVFIRKVKVLKAPKFDLGKLMEVHGDYSEDVGAKVDRPADETIAEAPTEVIGA, encoded by the exons ATGGCAGTTGGGAAGAACAAGAGGATCTCCAAGGGAAAGAAGGGTGGAAAGAAGAAGGC TGCTGATCCGTTTGCAAAGAAGGATTGGTATGACATTAAGGCCCCTTCCGTTTTCCAGGTCAAGAATGTTGGCAAGACCCTGGTCACTCGGACACAGGGTACGAAG ATCGCATCCGAAGGGCTCAAACATAGGGTGTTTGATGTCTCATTGGCTGATCTTCAAGGGGATGAGGACCATTCGTTCAGGAAGATTAGATTGAGAGCTGAAGATGTTCAAGGGAGGAATGTTCTGACCAACTTCTGG GGAATGGATTTTACGACTGACAAGTTGAGGTCGTTGGTTCGAAAATGGCAAACACTCATTGAAGCCCATGTTGATATCAAAACAACCGACAACTACACATTGAGGTTGTTTTGCATTGGTTTCACCAAAAGGAGGTTCAACCAAATTAAGAGGACTTGTTACGCGCAGACAAGTCAAGTAAGACAG ATCCGTAGGAAGATGAGAGAGATCATGACAAACCAGGCTACATCCTGTGATTTGAAGGAGTTGGTCCGCAAGTTCATTCCTGAAATGATAGGAAAGGAGATCGAGAAGGCAACATCCAGTATTTATCCGCTCCAAAATGTTTTTATCAGAAAAGTCAAGGTCTTGAAGGCTCCCAAGTTTGATCTTGGAAAACTGATGGag GTCCATGGTGACTACTCTGAAGATGTTGGTGCAAAGGTAGACAGACCTGCTGATGAAACAATAGCAGAGGCACCCACTGAAGTTATTGGAGCTTGA